A single genomic interval of Sceloporus undulatus isolate JIND9_A2432 ecotype Alabama chromosome 2, SceUnd_v1.1, whole genome shotgun sequence harbors:
- the AMT gene encoding aminomethyltransferase, mitochondrial isoform X4: MVAFAGWSLPVQYTHSHLESHLHTRQQCSLFDVSHMLQTKVFGRDRVKFLESLVVGDIAELKPNQGTLSLFTNEKGGIIDDLIVTSTSEEHLYVVSNAGCMKKDLALMQNKAKEMKASGCDVDLEVSENALIALQGPAMSQVLQAGVSDSLAKLPFMSSAVMAVFGVQGCRVTRCGYTGEDGVEISVPASRVVELAELLLRDPTVWLAGLAARDSLRLEAGLCLYGNDIDESTTPVEASLIWTLGKRRRVAMDFPGASVILAQIKEKPKRKRVGLTSTGPPIRQHMLILGPHSKAIGEVTSGCPSPCLQKNIAMAYVESEHSKLGTSLTVEVRKKSCSALVTKMPFVPTHYYTAK; encoded by the exons ATGGTGGCCTTTGCAGGCTGGAGTCTCCCTGTACAGTATACACACAGCCACCTGGAGTCCCATCTGCACACACGTCAGCAGTGCTCTCTCTTTGATGTGTCTCACATGCTGCAG ACTAAAGTATTTGGCAGAGACCGGGTCAAGTTCCTAGAAAGCCTAGTGGTTGGAGACATTGCAGAACTGAAACCTAATCAG GGCACTCTCTCTCTGTTCACCAATGAAAAAGGAGGCATCATAGATGACTTGATTGTGACCAGCACTTCAGAGGAGCACCTCTATGTGGTCTCTAATGCAGGTTGCATGAAGAAGGATTTAGCTCTCATGCAG AACAAGGCCAAGGAAATGAAAGCATCTGGCTGTGATGTCGACTTGGAAGTTTCAGAGAATGCATTGATCGCTCTGCAAG GTCCTGCCATGTCCCAAGTGCTCCAGGCAGGGGTGTCGGACAGTCTGGCTAAGCTGCCCTTCATGAGCAGTGCTGTGATGGCTGTATTTGGAGTGCAGGGCTGCCGGGTGACACGTTGCGGCTATACGGGAGAGGATGGTGTAGAG ATCTCTGTCCCTGCAAGCCGAGTGGTGGAGCTGGCTGAGCTACTCCTCAGGGACCCCACAGTGTGGCTGGCTGGACTTGCTGCTCGGGATAGTTTGCGCTTGGAGGCAGGATTGTGTCTTTATGGAAATGACATTGATGAAAGCACAACCCCTGTGGAAGCCAGTCTGATCTGGACCCTTG GAAAACGTCGTCGTGTTGCCATGGATTTCCCTGGTGCATCCGTCATTTTGGCCCAAATCAAAGAGAAGCCTAAGAGGAAACGGGTGGGGCTGACCTCCACAGGGCCTCCCATCCGGCAACACATGCTTATTCTTGGGCCACACAGCAAGGCTATTG GTGAGGTTACCAGTGGATGCCCCTCCCCCTGTCTGCAGAAGAACATTGCCATGGCCTATGTGGAGAGTGAACATAGCAAGCTGGGCACAAGCCTCACAGTAGAGGTGAGGAAGAAGAGCTGCTCAGCTCTAGTCACCAAGATGCCTTTCGTTCCCACCCATTACTACACAGCAAAATGA